From the genome of Prevotella herbatica, one region includes:
- a CDS encoding LytTR family DNA-binding domain-containing protein — protein MEITKKPKKNKALNLHEKNQVIKVNDGFFAKPLNEDYHIKVYYDEIIWVEAISNYSYIHFKKSKTMSLAYNIGRVEKLLLTETFVRINRSEIINIHLVDKYCGNMVSIAGHGFTVSPSCRQYVFSCFLELRRDE, from the coding sequence ATGGAAATAACTAAAAAACCGAAAAAAAACAAGGCACTTAACCTTCATGAGAAAAACCAAGTCATAAAAGTCAATGACGGCTTCTTTGCAAAGCCACTCAATGAGGATTACCACATCAAAGTTTATTATGATGAAATCATCTGGGTGGAGGCTATAAGTAACTATTCGTATATCCACTTCAAAAAATCTAAAACCATGAGTCTTGCTTATAATATAGGTAGGGTTGAAAAACTTCTGCTAACGGAAACATTTGTTCGTATAAACCGGTCTGAAATCATTAATATCCATCTTGTGGATAAATACTGTGGGAATATGGTTAGCATTGCTGGACATGGTTTCACGGTAAGTCCTTCATGCCGCCAGTATGTGTTCTCGTGTTTTCTTGAATTGCGCAGAGATGAATGA
- a CDS encoding DKNYY domain-containing protein gives MKKTILTAIILAMSITAFAQHDYTHDDNHVYYHGMVLRHANIETFQDLGYGYAKDSRHVYQNGNILEYVDPNSFRIDSRYRISNADDIIYNRDDNEDYDNNRCETSRYHKTNFDVFYNGKKLDDASASTFKEIGRGYAKDAFNVYYRGNKVEDATASSFQIIEGGYAKDAFNAYYRGKKLPDVSSANNFKYQGNGYASDGFNMYYHGKKIDNQ, from the coding sequence ATGAAGAAAACCATTTTAACCGCAATTATTCTAGCAATGTCCATCACAGCATTCGCTCAACATGATTACACACACGACGATAATCATGTTTACTACCATGGAATGGTGTTAAGACATGCCAACATCGAAACATTCCAGGACTTAGGCTACGGTTACGCCAAGGATTCCCGTCACGTCTACCAAAACGGTAACATTCTGGAATATGTAGATCCCAACAGTTTCAGGATAGATAGCCGCTATAGAATAAGCAATGCTGATGACATTATTTATAATAGAGACGATAACGAAGACTACGATAATAACAGATGCGAAACATCAAGGTACCATAAGACGAACTTTGATGTCTTCTATAACGGAAAGAAACTTGATGATGCCAGTGCAAGCACATTCAAAGAAATAGGTCGTGGATATGCCAAAGATGCGTTCAACGTGTATTATCGTGGAAACAAAGTCGAAGATGCCACTGCCAGTTCATTCCAGATTATTGAGGGTGGATATGCCAAAGATGCATTCAATGCATACTATCGAGGAAAAAAATTACCAGATGTTTCTAGTGCAAACAACTTCAAATATCAGGGCAATGGATACGCTTCAGACGGCTTCAACATGTATTATCATGGTAAGAAGATAGATAATCAATAA
- a CDS encoding nucleotidyl transferase AbiEii/AbiGii toxin family protein, which produces MNWINHVSSLYPSLDKTLIEKSIRAFSLLESLARSGCPFTFKGGTACMLHLGSSKRLSIDIDVICPPNTDIKKYVEKYSDEYGFQNIELVERKSSHNVPKSHAKFFYQVSYVTSSEEDKILLDVLFEDIHYGDVKQLPIRSPFLKMDGEDVLVNVPSVADILGDKLTAFAPHTTGVPFFKDKRNCSLEIIKQMFDVASLFDVVSDFKQTRNTFTKFADVELGYRELKNLSYKDILLNTINTSLCIALRGNVNSEDFIQLQNGIKRIGGLIIGEHYVIDTAIKDAAKAAYLATIILYDVKSEVKHYNDSSVDEIKDMTITKLNTKLNKLKKSNVEAFYYWALIDEMFKAHIVIDH; this is translated from the coding sequence ATCCATCCGTGCATTTTCATTGCTTGAATCCCTTGCGCGTTCTGGCTGTCCATTTACGTTTAAAGGAGGTACGGCTTGTATGCTTCACCTTGGTAGCAGTAAAAGATTATCAATAGATATTGACGTAATTTGTCCTCCAAATACGGATATTAAGAAGTATGTGGAGAAATATTCTGACGAATATGGATTTCAGAATATAGAATTGGTTGAAAGAAAATCTTCACATAATGTACCTAAATCTCATGCTAAATTTTTCTATCAGGTAAGTTATGTTACAAGTTCAGAAGAAGATAAAATTTTATTGGATGTGCTGTTTGAAGACATCCACTATGGTGACGTTAAGCAATTGCCAATTAGAAGTCCGTTTCTAAAGATGGACGGCGAAGATGTTTTGGTAAATGTACCGTCTGTAGCTGATATTCTAGGAGATAAGCTTACAGCGTTTGCACCTCACACAACAGGTGTTCCATTTTTTAAGGATAAAAGGAACTGTTCCCTGGAAATTATCAAGCAGATGTTTGATGTGGCTTCTTTATTTGATGTTGTTTCAGATTTTAAACAAACACGAAACACATTTACCAAGTTTGCTGATGTTGAACTTGGTTATAGAGAACTAAAGAATTTATCATATAAGGATATCCTTCTTAATACAATAAATACATCTTTGTGCATAGCATTGCGTGGAAATGTAAATTCTGAGGATTTTATCCAACTACAAAATGGTATCAAACGAATTGGCGGTTTGATTATTGGTGAACATTATGTTATTGACACAGCAATCAAAGATGCAGCAAAGGCTGCCTATCTTGCAACGATCATATTATATGACGTTAAGTCAGAAGTAAAACATTATAATGATAGTAGTGTTGATGAAATAAAAGATATGACCATAACAAAATTAAATACTAAGCTCAATAAACTGAAGAAATCTAATGTGGAAGCATTCTATTATTGGGCATTGATTGATGAAATGTTTAAAGCACATATTGTTATTGATCATTAA
- a CDS encoding DUF2589 domain-containing protein codes for MAISNAPSQVATNALQAIPFSSMIGGPLKACIEAQAMAAKTTWDFIQEVGLNTNPDTGEKTAVNVSFSFNQNGRLVQLNVPLLTIVPIPYIAINSVDINFKASISASSSSVNENTESTSMGGSAEIKAGLKIGPFHMDAKLNANYSSKKDSKATEESKYSVEYTMDIAVKAGQDSMPAGLAKVLELLGNSLDVSDPKGTLELNAQKFKVGDKLIATYKNKDGLFAPGDIKCEGDKLTFTESGDSVTTDLVAGTYKIMAGGCTAEILVEA; via the coding sequence ATGGCAATTAGTAATGCACCATCGCAAGTGGCAACCAATGCGTTGCAGGCGATACCTTTCAGTTCTATGATCGGTGGTCCTTTGAAGGCTTGTATTGAAGCCCAGGCCATGGCAGCCAAAACAACATGGGACTTCATTCAGGAAGTAGGGTTGAATACCAACCCCGATACAGGAGAGAAGACTGCGGTCAACGTGTCGTTCTCATTTAATCAGAATGGTCGTTTGGTACAGCTGAATGTACCCTTACTTACCATTGTTCCTATTCCGTATATAGCTATCAATAGCGTTGACATTAACTTTAAGGCAAGCATCTCTGCTTCTTCTTCAAGTGTGAATGAAAACACGGAAAGCACATCAATGGGTGGCAGTGCGGAAATCAAAGCCGGATTGAAAATCGGTCCATTTCACATGGATGCCAAGTTGAATGCCAACTACTCTTCAAAGAAGGATTCCAAGGCTACTGAAGAATCTAAGTACAGTGTAGAATATACGATGGACATAGCAGTAAAGGCAGGTCAGGACAGTATGCCTGCTGGTCTTGCTAAAGTTCTTGAGTTGCTTGGTAATTCGCTTGACGTATCAGATCCAAAGGGAACTTTGGAATTGAATGCTCAAAAATTTAAGGTTGGTGATAAACTCATCGCTACGTATAAGAACAAGGACGGTTTGTTCGCACCTGGAGATATCAAGTGTGAAGGTGATAAACTGACATTCACTGAAAGTGGTGACAGTGTAACAACCGATCTCGTCGCTGGAACTTATAAGATTATGGCAGGAGGTTGCACCGCTGAAATTCTCGTTGAAGCTTAA
- a CDS encoding DUF2589 domain-containing protein, with amino-acid sequence MELQQLIAGPLIATIEADALSAQKYLDYLMRVAFESYNPVTGETGKLRMLTFTYNEQDVNGSSKKNVSIPLLTLVPLPLLHVEEADFDFDIKILDALSENVEEKFSVENGESVKQPQSTGFKMRASLAPQREVKDDLQQSLSANMKVKVRMRQADMPAGLSNLLHLTANNVQVEDAEAEEEINGNTEGGSDGR; translated from the coding sequence ATGGAGCTCCAACAACTGATTGCCGGACCGCTGATAGCAACGATTGAGGCTGATGCACTTTCCGCCCAAAAGTATTTGGATTATCTGATGCGGGTAGCCTTTGAGTCATACAATCCGGTAACAGGAGAAACGGGCAAGTTGAGGATGCTTACATTCACCTACAACGAACAGGATGTAAACGGCTCTAGCAAGAAGAATGTAAGTATTCCATTACTCACACTCGTTCCATTGCCATTGCTTCATGTGGAAGAGGCAGATTTCGATTTCGACATAAAGATACTTGACGCACTGTCGGAAAATGTGGAAGAAAAGTTTTCTGTGGAAAATGGAGAGAGTGTTAAACAACCGCAAAGCACAGGTTTCAAGATGCGCGCCTCACTTGCTCCGCAGCGGGAAGTCAAGGACGACCTGCAACAAAGCCTTTCTGCCAATATGAAAGTGAAAGTAAGAATGAGGCAGGCGGATATGCCTGCAGGATTATCAAACCTGTTGCATCTGACAGCTAATAATGTACAGGTGGAAGATGCCGAGGCGGAAGAAGAGATAAACGGTAATACGGAAGGAGGTTCTGATGGGCGATAA
- a CDS encoding PG1828 family lipoprotein — MKKLVLMFVAIAAISFASCGNKTAAPAANADSDTAVVDSANDSAAVDTAATDTAAAVK, encoded by the coding sequence ATGAAGAAATTAGTTTTAATGTTCGTAGCTATCGCAGCTATCTCTTTCGCATCATGTGGTAACAAAACTGCAGCTCCTGCTGCAAACGCTGATTCTGATACAGCTGTTGTTGATTCAGCTAATGATTCAGCTGCTGTTGATACAGCTGCTACTGACACTGCTGCTGCTGTTAAGTAA